Within the Deinococcus ruber genome, the region ATCTTGGCCTGTGGTCCTGTTTGGGGGTTCACTCCAGTTCTTATCGCCAATCCTCAAGTGTCACCTCTGGCACACGGGAAAACTCATCAGTGTTGTTCGTGACCACGGTCAGTCGCCGCGCCAGTGCCGTGCCCGCAAGCTGAAGATCAAACGGACCGATGGGCGTGCCGAGGCGGGCCAGATGGGCACGGACCCGGCCCGTGTGGACGGCGTCCTGCGTGTTGTACGTCAGCACGTGAACATCGCTTTGAAAATCTTCCCAGATCTGCCCGAACTTCTTGCGGGCGCTGGGCTG harbors:
- a CDS encoding PIN domain-containing protein; the encoded protein is MRYLLDTNTVSDFFRKHPTVLARLRQVPPGDLAISSVTVMEIEYGMERQPSARKKFGQIWEDFQSDVHVLTYNTQDAVHTGRVRAHLARLGTPIGPFDLQLAGTALARRLTVVTNNTDEFSRVPEVTLEDWR